The sequence CGACGGATCCGCAGTGGGTGCGGCTGAGCGTCAGCGACACCGGGATGGGCATCTCCGACGACGACGCCGCCAAAGTCTTCAACCGCTTCTTCCGGACCGAATCGGCGCAAAAGGCGGCCATCCCGGGTGCAGGCCTGGGCCTCTCCATTACCCGGATGATCGTGGAGCGCCACGGCGGCAGCATCATGTGCGAGAGCGGGGAAGGCCAGGGCAGCACGTTCACGGTGACGCTCCCCGCAGAGGGTCCTCCGCCGTCGTTTTAGCAACGACCCGGATCAGTGCTCGCGGACGGCCCTGGTCTGTTCGGCGCGGGCCAGCATTTCGCTGTCCGAGGGGTAGGCCACTTCCTCCAGCACCAGCGGATGGGGGGCCGCGAGGACCGACTTGGCGTCCCGCTTCTGCAGCAGCAGACGCTCGTGCAGCCAGCCCGGTTCTTCAATGCCTTCCCCCACGTACAGTGCCGAGCCGATGAGGGCCCGCACCATGTTGTGGCAGAACGCGTCCGCCTGGACGGTGGCCACAATGACGCCGTCCTCGCCGCGCCGGAACTCAAAGCGCTGTAGTTCCCTGATGGTGGTGGCTCCTTCGCGGGGCTTGCAGAAAGACATGAAATTCTGCAGGCCCAGCAGCTGTGATGCACCCTGGTTCAGCAGGTCCTCGTCCAGCGGGTTCTTGTGCCACAGCGTGAAGTACCGCTCCAGCGGGTCCCACAGGGCGGGCCCGTCGGCTATCCGGTAGCTGTAGCGCCGCCAGAGCGCGGAAAAGCGTGCGTCGAAGCCCGCGGGTGCCGGCGAGATTTTGTGGACCTCCACCGCCCCGTGCAGATCACCCAGGGACCGGTTCAGGGCACCGCGGAGGCGGCGCAGCATGGCGACGGCGGGATCAAGTTCGTGCCCGCGCGGCAGCCCCAGCCACTCGGCTTCGGTGAGGTCCAGGTGGACTACCTGGCCGCGGGCGTGCACGCCGGCGTCGGTCCGCCCGGCAACTGTGACCCGCACCTGGCGCCGGACCAGCAGCTCGATGGCTTCCTCGAGAACGCCCTGGACAGTGCGCAGGCCGGGCTGCAGCGCCCACCCGCTGAACGGGCCGCCGTCGTACGAAAGGTCAAGCCGGATACGCAAAAACCCGCCGCCCCCTGGAACGGGGGCCGCGGGTTTTTGGTGGTTCACAGACCTAAGTCTATGCGAAGAGAATCAGCGAATTACTTCGCGTCCTTCTCCTCAGCGGCGGGAGCCTCGGCAGCTTCCTCAGCGGCGGGTGCCTCTTCGGTTGCAGCTTCTTCGGCAGGAGCCTCAGCAGCTTCGGTCTCGACGACCTCGGCCTCGGGAGCTTCTTCTGCAGCGGGGGCAGCAGCAGCTTCCTTCTTGTCGGCGTCGCGCTTTGCAGCGGAAGTAGCCTCAGCAACTACGGCCTGCTTCGCGGAAACCGGCTCGAGGACCAGTTCGATGACAGCCATGGGAGCGTTGTCGCCCTTGCGGTTGCCGATCTTGGTGATGCGGGTGTAGCCGCCGTCGCGGTTCTCCACAGCCTGGGCGATGTCGGTGAACAGCTCGTGGACGACGCCCTTGTTGCTGATCAGGCCGAGCACGCGGCGGCGGGAAGCGAGGTCGCCACGCTTGGCGAACGTCACCAGGCGCTCTGCGTACGGCTTCAGGCGCTTGGCCTTGGTCACCGTGGTGGTGATCCGCTTGTGCTCGAACAGGGATGAGGCCAGGTTCGCGAGCATGAGACGCTCGTGAGCCGGGCCGCCGCCGAGGCGCGGACCCTTAGTGGGGGTAGGCATAATTGTTTCTCCTCATGTGGAAGCCGTGGGCGGCACACCATGGTGCTGCCCGCCGGCCAAGGTCTGGTTTAGAGTTCGTCGTCGCCGAAAGCGGCGTCGTCCTCTTCGATTGCTGCGGCGCGTGCTGCGAGGTCAAAACCGGGAGGCGAGTCCTTGAGGGACAGGCCCAGTTCAACCAGCTTTGCCTTGACCTCGTCAATGGACTTGGCACCGAAGTTGCGGATGTCCATCAGGTCAGCCTCGGAGCGGGCAACGAGTTCACCCACGGTGTGGATGCCCTCACGCTTGAGGCAGTTGTAGGAACGGACGGTGAGGTCCAGATCCTCGATCGGCAGTGCCATGTCGGCTGCCAGCGCAGCGTCGGTGGGCGACGGGCCGATCTCGATACCTTCAGCTGCGGTGTTCAGCTCACGGGCCAGACCGAACAGTTCCACCAGGGTGGTGCCTGCGGAAGCAACGGCATCGCGCGGGGCGATGGCCTGCTTGGTCTCGACGTCGACAATCAGCTTGTCGAAGTCGGTGCGCTGCTCAACACGGGTTGCTTCCACGCGGAAAGTAACCTTCAGCACCGGCGAGTAGATGGAGTCAACCGGGATACGGCCGATCTCTGCGTCGCCGGACTTGTTCTGAGCTGCCGAAACGTAGCCGCGGCCGCGCTCGATGGTCAGTTCGAGTTCGAACTTGCCCTTCGAGTTCAGCGTGGCGATGTGCAGATCCGGGTTGTGGAATTCGACGCCGGCCGGCGGAGCGATGTCCGCGGCGGTGACGACTCCGGGGCCCTGCTTGCGCAGGTAAGCCACGACAGGCTCGTCGTGCTCGGAGGAAACCGAGAGGCTCTTGATGTTAAGGATGATCTCGGTGACATCTTCCTTGACACCCGGAACCGTGGTGAACTCGTGCAGCACACCATCGATCCGGATGCTGGTTACGGCAGCACCGGGGATGGAGGAGAGCAGGGTACGGCGGAGGGAGTTTCCGAGGGTGTAGCCGAAGCCCGGTTCCAGCGGTTCGATGATGAAACGCGAACGGTTTTCGGAGACGACCTCTTCGGAGAGGGTGGGGCGCTGTGCAATGAGCACTTAGGTTTCCTTTCGGCGAGCATCCGCTATATGACGCAACACAGGTGGTGGAAATTCGGTCTGAAGACTTAACGCGCTGGGCTTGCCC comes from Pseudarthrobacter sp. NIBRBAC000502770 and encodes:
- a CDS encoding tRNA pseudouridine(38-40) synthase TruA, whose translation is MNHQKPAAPVPGGGGFLRIRLDLSYDGGPFSGWALQPGLRTVQGVLEEAIELLVRRQVRVTVAGRTDAGVHARGQVVHLDLTEAEWLGLPRGHELDPAVAMLRRLRGALNRSLGDLHGAVEVHKISPAPAGFDARFSALWRRYSYRIADGPALWDPLERYFTLWHKNPLDEDLLNQGASQLLGLQNFMSFCKPREGATTIRELQRFEFRRGEDGVIVATVQADAFCHNMVRALIGSALYVGEGIEEPGWLHERLLLQKRDAKSVLAAPHPLVLEEVAYPSDSEMLARAEQTRAVREH
- the rplQ gene encoding 50S ribosomal protein L17 — its product is MPTPTKGPRLGGGPAHERLMLANLASSLFEHKRITTTVTKAKRLKPYAERLVTFAKRGDLASRRRVLGLISNKGVVHELFTDIAQAVENRDGGYTRITKIGNRKGDNAPMAVIELVLEPVSAKQAVVAEATSAAKRDADKKEAAAAPAAEEAPEAEVVETEAAEAPAEEAATEEAPAAEEAAEAPAAEEKDAK
- a CDS encoding DNA-directed RNA polymerase subunit alpha, translated to MLIAQRPTLSEEVVSENRSRFIIEPLEPGFGYTLGNSLRRTLLSSIPGAAVTSIRIDGVLHEFTTVPGVKEDVTEIILNIKSLSVSSEHDEPVVAYLRKQGPGVVTAADIAPPAGVEFHNPDLHIATLNSKGKFELELTIERGRGYVSAAQNKSGDAEIGRIPVDSIYSPVLKVTFRVEATRVEQRTDFDKLIVDVETKQAIAPRDAVASAGTTLVELFGLARELNTAAEGIEIGPSPTDAALAADMALPIEDLDLTVRSYNCLKREGIHTVGELVARSEADLMDIRNFGAKSIDEVKAKLVELGLSLKDSPPGFDLAARAAAIEEDDAAFGDDEL